CTCTAGTACTTTTTCTTTGGGGTATTTCCCTTTGTACTAATCTTTGGGGTATTTCAAGTATGTGCTTTAGTGCCAGACCTGGGATGCATTAAGTGTTTAGACCTCCCCAAAGAACCCTGTGCTCGTTCATCTCAGCAAAAGACCAAATCAGGTCGCCTGAAATTCAGATGGGTCACCTGAGATACTGGGCATCTTACAATTGACCAGTACATTACataacaaaatacacacataacacatatatAAAAACATGATATCCAAGTTATGTAACTAATTGGATCCTTCATTACAATCTGACTTCATAAACTTAGATAGCCATCAAAATATCCTATTGCAATACTCAGGTCCTTCTACATGCTCAggtctgcaacacacacacacacacacacacacacacacacacacacacacacacacacacacacacacacaaacctcatcATGACAGAGCTTATGCAGCTGCCTCAAGAAGTCTACTAGTGCCCTCTTGTGGTGAAAATGGAAACAAACTTATTTCTGACGCATGGTTCATAGGACTATCAACCTGTCCAGCAACAAAATGTAGTTCTTTTACATCGAAAGAGCGGCTTCAAACTCATTTGAATGCCACACTGACAAGGAGAATGGAATCTGTCATTGCCAATGCTCGCCCGGAACGTCTGTTGTCAAGGCTACGAGACACTAAACTGCAAATCAGTTTTAGACGCACTGGCCTTAGCGTTTACTATTTAAGAATTCAGTGCTTAGAGAGTTACAACAGGAGTTGTGCATCAAGTTTCTAAAGACATTTCAACAGTGAGGTTTGAGCCACCACAATATTCTCAGTTCAGTTTTTACTGGTAACAACAGTTTAGTTTGGCAGCCCTTCTTGTGACCCAGTCACTGAGGTAGAGGGAGAAGTTCAGACATTGACAAAGAGGAAGTGCCATCATTTGAACAATTTGATTAGGAGTTATAGGGAAGTGGAGGAAAACTGAGAAGGAAAATCGCATATAGGTCTTTCACAAAGAGAAAGATCTTCTCACTAGTAGGCTTACAACCCcattgtgtaaaatgtgaataaaaacagaatgtaatCATCTGCAAATCTATTAAACTCCTGGTTGcaaaaaccctaaccctaggacacagacaacatctcaaatgttgaaaatgacaaatatacctatttcatggaaaatttgAATTTGATACCAGCAACAGTTTCAAAAGATGGGGGTAACAAAATGCTGGaaagttgtgtaatgataaagaaaacaaaaggaggaatGTTTCACAACTAATTACATGAGATTGAACATGAGTCTGCGCTTCAttcctactgcacaagaggcataatCATGGCATAGTTCAAAAGACTCTGCACGCTTTTGgctagtccttcaaccaatcagaccaatgatcggGATGCgttttttggataagctagtttgtgattggacctagaagatgtggacaggaagcaggagaggtaGATacgcaggtttccagcctgaactgCAGGGCGAAATTTCCAAATTTCAGAGAGGCAGGGTCTCTAGAAGTAAAGATGCAGGGGTATTTATCACTCTGTGTAAACCTGTGTGCACAAATGATGAAACAATGTAATTGCCTGCAGTCAGACCTGTCaaattaagcctaccttacactaaCAGACTTTGaccagatttgggaaagattcttgaaagattgtagtcttttaactaatggcATTCAAGCtatactcaaaagactacaatctttcaagattctttcccaaatcttgtcaaagtctgtcagtgtaaggtttAGGTACATCATGGAATGGAAAACTTGACTAAGAATACCCCATACTGTTGAGCAACTGAAATGGGAcaacatttcattctcaaaactctagcaactggtctcctcagctcctaaacatttacagaatttTGAGGTGAAGCAGGACAGtccctgtcccaactttttaaaaaacttgGTGCTGGCATCAAATTCTATACATTACATGCTGTATACTTTCAATTTGAAATTCTCCAAAATGTTTCGATATGCTGTCTATGTCCTTTTTGCTGCTAAATGTATAGATTTGTACATTCTGGTTTTATTTGTAATTCACACAATGTCCCgactttttctgatttggggttgtagATTTACCCGCTTTCAACCACTGAAATTGTGTCATTACTGGCAATGACTTCATACTGAGTTCTTATTCAATAACTTGAGTTATGTACCACTTTATGTTTAAGACAAGCTACAAAGATGCATAAAGAAGCCTCTCCAGGGTACTAAATGGGCAACTTGACCGCAACGCCAAAGAGTCAAAGGCTCAAAGGTGTGGCGTACTCAAACATAGTGCGGCACTCCTTTTACAGCAACGTAAATGTAGAGATTGAAAACTCTTAAGATGGGAAATCCGTATTTCTTTGAGATTGTGTATTATATTATGAGTCTagccttttttatttatttgtttgtttatttattttttgatgaTCTGAAATTCCCAATCTAGTGTTCCAGAGGTATTCTCAAACTCTCACCAAATGCTCACCCCAAGCTGCTGCTGTAGGCACATGGGCTACTTTGACtaatttaaaaaatgtcaaCTGATTTGTGCTTTGCTCAGTAGGCTGCTACATTATGTGCTGTGATTGACATTTCAATGgattaagtataagtatatgtaACAACAAATGTCTGAAGTGTAAAACAACACCCATGTGGCCCCTGTGTAACCGGTCTGTCATAACATGTCTTGCTATTGGTGCACGTCAGATAACATAAGGCACAGATAAATAAAAGTATATAGCCTATCTTTATTTTGATGCAAATAAGTAATATGATTTAGAGAGCAGTTTTGATTACTGTTTGATCAAAAAAAATACTGCTATGTGGTTTTCTTCAAAATAAATTACAGCTGTGGACAAAACGGCAACGATCTCGGAAGATATTTTTACAATGGTATAACATTTTCGCCAGAGGGCGCCACCTGTTCAGTTTTTGAAAAGCGCAAAAGTTAGAGTTCGGACAGAATTAGGGCTGTAGACAGCATCTTGGTGCACCAGGTTTCTGCAGACAAAGGACTATAAGGCAGCATTCATGAGTGAATGACTGCCTGAATTCCACTTCATGTTTTTAGCTCGTAGAAGCAGACAGCCTTAGCCTACTTTGGAGCAAGGATTCAACTAATTTCAGCACCATTGGATCGTGCATTTCTAAGAAATCCTGCTTAGTCAGTGTCCGTCTAATTTTGTCTTAAAAGTGCCAGCAGACCTccattgttgtttgtttgtttgcttgcttggcGATCAGTTGGTTTAAATGATTGCCAGTGGCTGAatacaaaacatattttattcAATCAAGTGATATAGGCTGAATTATGACGTGTACATTAGCACCAGTGCATGGACTACAGGCAATTAAAATGTCTAATACGCTGTTTTGTGTTGGTTAACGATAGTCTGTGACATGGTAATTAGTGTTTAGTCTTAttcttatacttatacttatgtTGTGTTGCGGGCTTCTTCAGGACTCAAATGTAGCTCACGCGGTGTTTTCATAATTCTCTTTTCCCAGTAACCTGGATACCACATTCGGCTCCATTGGTATTTTTTAGTTTATGAGACcgaaagaagaggggagggggaataAACTGAAGTTTTTGCCAGTAGTACACTGTCAAATTCAAAAGGCATTTCAAAGCAGCAAACACATTCACTGTTCATTCTCTGCTATTATCTCTCCGTCTTTTCGCCTTGTCGTGAGGCGTTTGAATCCACCAATGGGCGTTCAGCTCTGAGATATTGGGATGTAAATGAGCGCAGCGCGTGCTCTCGGTGCTCTGAAAGCGCCGGATTGTTTATTGAGCTCCTGGAGCCACGCGCCTGGCTCGCGGAGTCGGTGAGCAGAAGAATCACCCAGCGGGGCGGGGTCTCGCACAGAAGCGTGCATCTCTAAAGGGGTGGGGTGTCAGACGCGTGTTGAAAAAGCGGAGTGCTGCCAAAGTTTGTATCAGATCGGCGACTGACGCGAGCCTCGTCAAGAGTTGGACCATAACACAAAGAAAAGCCCCCGTTACGCACACAGTACAAGTACGGTGTAGTGCACAGACGTTGGCTTTCCAAAACTCAGCACTCGGGAATTCCTTGGGCGGTGATTGCtgttttactttctctctctctctctctctctctctctctctctctctctctctctctctctctctctctctctctctctctctctcttggcaacTTGCGATGGAGAGCACCACCATCACAACTACGGAGATGGCACCAGGTGTGTGTTCTTTCGGACTGTCTGAGCGGCGTGCCACCATCACCCTGCACGCTCCGGCGCAGGAGTGCACGCTGCCAACCGCGGCAGCATACCAAAGCAAGACGAAGGTGCTGAAAAGACAGCGCTCCCAATCGCCCGAGCTGCTGCGCTGTAAGAGGAGACTCAGCTTCAATGGGCTCGGCTACAGCATTCCGCAACAGCAGCCCGTGGCAGTGGCCAGACGTAACGAGCGAGAGAGGAACCGGGTCAAGCAGGTCAACATGGGCTTCCAGACCCTGCGCCAGCACGTGCCGAACGGCGCCGCCAACAAGAAGATGAGCAAAGTGGAGACACTCCGCTCCGCGGTGGAGTACATCCGCGCGCTCCAGCAGCTCTTGGACGAGCATGACGCTGTCTCGGCGGCGTTCCAGTGCGGTGTCCCGTCGCCGACTCTGTCGACTACCTACTCCGCGGACCCGGAGTCGCCTCAGTCATCAACGTACTCCTCCGACGAAGGAAGTTATGAGCACCTTAGTTCGGAGGATCAGGAACTCCTGGATTTCACCACTTGGTTCGACAGATactgatgtttttgttgttgttgttgttgttgttatgaaaaaaagacaagaactCAATCAACTGTGGCATTGCAAGTGTGATGAGATGAGACGCCTCCTCTGGACCCGTGGGAGGATACAGCAACCAGACTGGGCAACCGTCTGTCACTCTTAACAGTCGCGGATTTACAGCACTGCCTTCGTAACcaccaggagagagaaagtgctcgTCCAGGAGTTGTAGGGCTAGGATGCTAGGATGAAGACCTGGAGTCTTTCCTTGACATCTATatcttttttaaaagtgcaatTGACAAGTAGGGTCGGCTACAGTCAGCAGAAACCGAAATGAACACTTAACTCAACCTACTCGACATGGTGGTGCTACAAGAGTCACACTATCAACTTCAGAGAACAAGGAAAACGGCACAATTGAGAGACTTTTCGTCCTTGACAGTGAACATTTTGGAGGGTGACTCTCCCTTTTATCAAAGAAAACAATGATCCACTGTTTTTAACTGTATTATACGATGCATTGTTAAATATGAAGACTTATTTTTGTACACTAAGTCCAACAGTTATCACTGCCTCCCTCGGTCAGTGAGAACTACTAATGAAATAGTGATCTGCACCACTTTTTCTAGTCGGATAATCCACTGGTTCAAACTGGATACTACTTGGCATGTTTGTGTCGATGTATGAGAAATACAGTGTATCGAATAGCCTAATACTATTTCTTCATGTTAAAGATTAAGGGTACATGGTATGGAGACTTTTTCACAATGTATGCACTTGCTCTCCATTTTTTGTAGACTAAAGTGTACATATTTGATTTTACAGATAtattttgtgtaaaaaaaaaattctaaatAAATATTTCTCTATTTATACATAACACCATTGTGTGATTATTCTTTGAACTAGCCTATTTCCAGATGTTATAGGCACATATTCAACTGACCATGATGACATGAGTGGTGGTCAAGCCATGCCACTAACACCATAAAAATATTAACAGAACCATTGAAGTGCCCCTAAATCGAGCTAGAGGGTGGCCTGTCAATGCATTTATGGCCAGTTCCAGAATGGATTCAAACTGGCAGCCAACAACAATGATATATGACtaatatgcgcacacacacagctgtctgtAAAAAGGCATCGAAAAGACGTGCGTCCCTTATTTagtcagagagaaagattaATATGCAGTCTCGCTCACTATGTCGTGCATGTATTGTCCTTGCTCAATAACCCAAAAGTACCTTTTACGGGTGGGggtatccctctccctctttgtatAATGATTCACTTTGAAATAGGGTTCGGACAAGCCAGTGGCGACAATAATGGGTCAAAATTCTTATTGCCCGACTGAGATCAATCTAAATGAAATCGTGGATGTAGGGTACTTGTATCCCCGACTGTGTttttcaaactcacacacagcccaatCAAACAGTCCATCTCACTCCAAACGGAGAGCACAACACCCCATTGTGCAGGCCATTGTGCCCGGCCAGCCTCATTATGCGGGGTATGGGTCTCTATTGTAAATAAACAGCGATGCCAAGTTCAATCAAGCAGAAAAAAGAATAACGAGTTTAATTTCACCTGCAGTCTTTGCATTTCAAACGGGATGGTAAAACAACTTGAAAAGCTCGAATCTGTAATGACCCATAGCATTATCCAGAAATGGTCGACTCCTGCCATAAACTACAATCGCAAATTATAGACCAGGCTTAGGTCATGCATAGAAATGTCAGTTTTAAGTGTGGTAGTGCCGGCCTCAAGCGCACAGAGATATAATAGACTAGGCCTTCTCTCACCcctcgcgcgcgcacacacacacacacacacacacacacacacacacacacacacacacacacacacacacacacacactagtgtggaTGCAGGTGTGAGCCACGTGCCTGCACTTGGTGACCGCTATCCTCAGCTTCTCATTGGTTAATGGCTTGCGGCAGTCCACGGGGTTGCATGACGTCTGACAGCCCACCTTAAAAAAACAATGATTAATGGTACCAATTACTCATTTCTTTATAGAAGAACTATGTCCCACAATTGAATAGAGAGTGAAGAAAAAACACCCGGTGGCGTAAGTGTCTAACTGAGTGTGTGAAATGCTACATTTTATGCTTTCTCTTGCCAGACAAGATCTATAAAGACCTCATGTTGTTTGCTTGATGCGGTCATGTTTGTCTCTTGACTGGTGCGTGATTGTTTTATAGGCTACTTTCAATAGTAGGGGTAGTGACTATTTAGCGCTATGATCATATTTACTCATCCATCAGTCTGAGACTACTCAGTGATTCAGAGAGTctcatttcaata
This sequence is a window from Sardina pilchardus chromosome 10, fSarPil1.1, whole genome shotgun sequence. Protein-coding genes within it:
- the LOC134094515 gene encoding achaete-scute homolog 1b-like, whose protein sequence is MESTTITTTEMAPGVCSFGLSERRATITLHAPAQECTLPTAAAYQSKTKVLKRQRSQSPELLRCKRRLSFNGLGYSIPQQQPVAVARRNERERNRVKQVNMGFQTLRQHVPNGAANKKMSKVETLRSAVEYIRALQQLLDEHDAVSAAFQCGVPSPTLSTTYSADPESPQSSTYSSDEGSYEHLSSEDQELLDFTTWFDRY